The following proteins are encoded in a genomic region of Periophthalmus magnuspinnatus isolate fPerMag1 chromosome 10, fPerMag1.2.pri, whole genome shotgun sequence:
- the nol8 gene encoding LOW QUALITY PROTEIN: nucleolar protein 8 (The sequence of the model RefSeq protein was modified relative to this genomic sequence to represent the inferred CDS: inserted 3 bases in 2 codons) translates to MKRLYVGGLSHSVTDKDLKDRFGKFGKVEDVELKTRTDTHGVPYKTFGYININISDSDLKKCLSVLNKTQWKGGTLRIEAAKESFLQRLSQEREDLAQLSLTPPGPSSQXRKFLDSLKEAGVSNFTMKSAVPGTEIPGHKNWVVGKFGRVXPVLQLKCRRGDRVRTVKYDPSKYGQNLRVLALPSGPEDTPTPVSHLTWTVEGGDDDISRKRRGEFLPYTPKRRKMKEKWMAPVVQIGMFRAPLNSESEEELLQIKNSSHNVLRPEDNTLEVVSSEYTHRKKDEDDCDSADTDELFSRKPQMNQNKIAPEKKHKKQNGRRSEYDSIDNGNKEDSGKKVQKVKKSVKMTEVKNVQLQERKMEDKESLKGHGQDTKVGSKDRREEMKQGGKEVDSEDDSDYDYNSLFSNVVRLEMSLSDLEMLAEKYAPEGSTPTPRILSVDDISGSCTSKKGTTPEEILASILEGGSTDEEERMGRKSKQKKRSVAVMSFPAFRGTEELEKKYGGKMEEEDEANASSEGERDEVSSAQSEPSSDNEEDEKDEEDNKDGSEKETSSSERDEDSSELSSEDEEEEAASQPIRAIVDPLKTNLKRSAPEEEAELQRRANERRLAAVQQRQKEAEQNRKLIQGALSKTGERPDSALGGSGGKHIVFGSEEEEEEEETHKPEETQELPSTNQNRASSAPRLFDSDDDEEDEEEGEQEQFEIRPEFEGAAGHKLMALQSRFGTDERFKMDSRFLDDVAESEEGEGSDHADAMSEQQEALEQEKHKNLSILQSILGPSTAPAQPGGGSRAKAQTFRDVSALHYDPSKEEHAAFEKKLEETKESKASRRKKREEAQKLPEVSKEIYFEVNTDLKSVFGKETEKRENQEKDKEEERNWDQKEEGDEERGDKELGNKEGGEKTEKEESGEFKFSFFGDEPEPQTQQIEYKVQNILAPKLSWQHDPRLNDSSEEEEDEERGEEEDKEENEESAAPEKSTEATSSLFFFFTNDPRLTDGPRWFCRTSLEEQRETWDETRTQLRQDCKKKHKDARRKLRVQR, encoded by the exons ATGAAGCGTCTGTATGTGGGTGGCCTCAGTCATTCAGTGACAGACAAAGATCTGAAGGATCGATTTGGAAAGTTTGGAAAAGTGGAAGATGTGGAGCTGAAGACCAGGACCGACACGCATG GAGTTCCATACAAAACTTTTGGCTACATCAACATCAACATTTCTGATTCGGATCTCAAGAAAT GTCTGAGTGTTCTGAACAAGACCCAGTGGAAAGGCGGGACCCTGCGGATCGAGGCAGCCAAAGAGAGCTTTCTGCAGCG TTTGTCACAGGAGCGTGAGGACTTGGCTCAGCTCTCCCTgacccctcctggaccctcctCCCA CAGAAAGTTCTTGGACTCTCTGAAAGAAGCGGGAGTCTCTAACTTCACCATGAAGTCTGCGGTCCCCGGCACCGAGATCCCAGGACACAAG AACTGGGTGGTGGGGAAGTTTGGCCGGG CTCCCGTGCTCCAGCTCAAGTGTCGTCGCGGTGACAGAGTGCGGACAGTCAAGTACGATCCGTCCAAATATGGGCAGAACCTGCGTGTGCTGGCCCTGCCCTCTGGCCCTGAGGACACGCCCACACCTGTGTCACATCTCACCTGGACGGTAGAGGGTGGAGACGATGACATCAGCCgcaaaaggagaggagagtttCTCCCCTACACCCCAAAGCGGAggaaaatgaaggaaaaatgG ATGGCTCCAGTCGTCCAAATCGGAATGTTCCGTGCACCTCTTAACAGCGAATCAGAAGAAGAACTGCTGCAGATCAAAAACAGCTCCCACAATGTATTGAGGCCAGAGGACAACACCCTGGAGGTGGTTTCATCAGAATACACCCACAGGAAGAAAG aTGAGGATGATTGCGACTCAGCGGACACAGACGAATTGTTCTCCAGAAAACCCcagatgaaccaaaacaaaattgctccagaaaaaaagcacaaaaaacaaaatggacgcCGCTCTGAATATGACTCGATAGACAATGGGAACAAAGAGGATTCCGGGAAGAAGGTGCAGAAAGTCAAGAAATCTGTTAAGATGACTGAAGTAAAAAATGTTCAGCTACAAGAGCGCAAAATGGAAGACAAGGAGAGTTTAAAGGGACATGGACAAGATACTAAAGTAGGAAGCAAggataggagagaggagatgaaacAAGGAGGCAAGGAGGTAGATTCCGAGGATGATTCCGATTATGATTACAACTCTTTGTTTTCCAATGTTGTTCGATTAGAAATGTCGCTATCGGACCTCGAAATGTTAGCCGAAAAATATGCTCCTGAGGGTTCGACTCCAACTCCCAGAATCCTCAGTGTGGATGACATCAGTGGTTCCTGCACATCCAAAAAAGGCACAACACCAGAGGAGATCCTGGCATCCATTTTGGAGGGAGGATCGACTGACGAAGAGGAGAGGATGGGCAGgaagagcaaacaaaaaaagaggAGTGTGGCTGTGATGTCATTTCCTGCATTCAGAGGGACCGAAGAGTTAGAGAAAAAGTATGGaggaaagatggaggaggaagacgaggcAAACGCCAGCAGCGAAGGAGAGCGAG ATGAGGTTAGCTCTGCTCAAAGTGAACCCTCCAGCGATAATGAAGAGGATGAAAAGGACGAAGAGGACAACAAAGATGGTTCAGAAAAAGAAACTTCCAGCAGTGAGCGAG ATGAAGACAGTTCTGAGTTGAGCAgcgaagatgaagaggaggaagcggcgtctcaaccaatcagagccaTTGTTGATCCATTGAAAACCAATCTGAAAAGATCTGCCCctgaggaggaggcggagcttcAGAGGAGAGCCAATGAGAGGAGGCTGGCAGCTGTCcagcagagacagaaggaggCTGAGCAAAATCGCAAACTAATCCAGGGGGCGTTGTCCAAAACTGGTGAGAGACCT GACAGTGCCCTAGGTGGATCGGGAGGGAAGCACATTGTCTTTGGCtccgaggaggaagaggaggaagaggagacccATAAACCTGAAGAAACACAAGAGCTGCCCTCAACCAATCAGAACAGG gcttCATCAGCTCCTCGTTTGTTTGACAgcgatgatgatgaagaggacgaagaggagggggagcaagAGCAGTTTGAGATTAGACCTGAGTTTGAAGGAGCTGCAGGACACAAG CTGATGGCGCTACAGTCTCGCTTTGGGACAGATGAGCGattcaagatggattctcgtttCCTGGATGACGTAGCAGAGAGTGAAGAGGGGGAGGGCTCAG ATCATGCAGATGCAATGAGCGAGCAGCAGGAGGCTCTGGAGCAGGAGAAACATAAGAACCTGTCAATCCTTCAGAGCATCCTTGGCCCCAGCACTGCTCCAGCACAACCAGGAGGAGGCAGCAGAGCCAAGGCCCAGACCTTCAG GGACGTGTCGGCACTGCACTACGACCCCAGCAAAGAGGAACACGCTGCATTTGAGAAGAAACTCGAGGAGACCAAAGAGAG TAAAGCGTCacggaggaagaagagagaagaggctCAGAAACTTCCAGAAGTGTCCAAAGAAATCTACTTTGAGGTCAACACTGATCTGAAGTCTGTTTTcgggaaagagacagaaaaacggGAAAACCAGGAGAAAGacaaggaagaggagaggaactgGGAccagaaggaggaaggagatgaggagagaggagacaaggagctTGGAAACAAGGAGGGTggagagaagacagaaaagGAAGAAAGCGGAGAATTCAAGTTCTCTTTTTTTGGAGATGAACCTgagccacaaacacaacagattg aaTATAAAGTGCAGAATATTTTGGCACCGAAGTTGTCATGGCAACATGACCCCAGACTGAACGACAgcagcgaggaagaggaggatgaagagagaggagaggaagaggataaGGAGGAAAATGAGGAGAGCGCTGCACCAGAGAAATCTACAGA AGCGACATCAAGTCTATTCTTCTTCTTTACCAATGACCCACGGCTCACAG ATGGACCTCGATGGTTCTGCAGAACTTCActggaggaacagagagagacctGGGATGAGACCAGGACCCAGCTCAGAcag gacTGTAAGAAGAAGCACAAAGATGCACGGAGGAAACTGCGTGTGCAGCGCTGA
- the gpr37l1a gene encoding G-protein coupled receptor 37-like 1 has product MSHMICVTFIITTNVTAREDNMSASWTLFVLLLCARTAELRHRHQAVDPELDPGLKGLHTKREALTRGARRGALSVGFSPESAQEDAERLDEMEPGHRALDPEDVGPNPMNKRVSRGTKGAWRRRGDQSTLSTLNPDRFFTTPRTAHPPVNSSVRVALLPLSGGARWAYAVLLLALVMFSVGLVGNLALMCLVWHSVHLKSAWNCVLAGLALWDFLVLFFCLPVVLFHQLTGTRLMGALSCSLVPFLEVSSMGVATFSLCALSIDRFHSATSPTTLSMHVEPCTSILPKLSVVFIGSLLLATPELLAYRHVSLPLQEKHTHYSTQVDVCLAEPSSELPLSILSLVLTYQEARSWWVFGCYFCLPLLFTLSCDLVTRRVMSQREAQVIGRQEVSSRSSSLSVIKKEVELNRSPSLSVSKQEVSSHSSSLNRKRMEREAGLRSVVLALIGLYSACTLPEAVCTIAMSYLPLLPVGVSPALRLIGQFLLFVRCSATPLLTLTFNRALGGAFLHCCCCCCDECGAIPPPALDTPSPSLATPSTLLAMPLSAMGPPLRDTPTEQQRRVLGTPC; this is encoded by the exons ATGTCTCATATGATATGTGTTACATTTATAATAACAACTAATGTGACTGCGCGTGAGGACAACATGAGCGCGAGCTGGACTCTGTTTGTGCTTCTGCTGTGCGCGCGGACCGCGGAGCTCCGACACCGGCACCAAGCTGTAGACCCGGAATTGGACCCGGGACTGAAGGGTCTGCACACGAAAAGGGAGGCGCTGACCCGCGGAGCCCGGAGAGGAGCGCTTTCTGTGGGCTTCAGTCCGGAGAGCGCCCAGGAGGATGCGGAGCGTCTGGATGAGATGGAGCCGGGTCACCGCGCTCTGGACCCGGAGGATGTCGGGCCAAACCCGATGAACAAGAGGGTTTCCCGCGGGACAAAGGGtgcgtggaggaggaggggggaccAGAGCACTTTGAGTACATTGAATCCGGATCGTTTCTTCACAACGCCGCGCACGGCTCACCCGCCCGTGAACTCCTCTGTGCGCGTCGCGCTGCTGCCGCTGAGCGGAGGCGCGCGGTGGGCGTACGCGGTGCTGCTGCTCGCGCTCGTGATGTTCTCCGTGGGGCTCGTGGGGAACCTCGCGCTCATGTGCCTCGTGTGGCACAGCGTCCACTTGAAGAGCGCGTGGAACTGCGTTCTCGCAGGGCTCGCGCTCTGGGACTTCCTCGTGCTTTTCTTCTGTCTCCCGGTGGTCCTGTTCCACCAGCTCACGGGCACGCGCCTCATGGGCGCGCTCTCGTGCAGTCTCGTGCCCTTTCTAGAG GTGAGCTCAATGGGCGTGGCCACCTTCAGTCTGTGTGCTCTAAGTATTGACCGTTTTCATAGTGCCACAAGTCCCACCACCCTGAGCATGCATGTGGAGCCGTGCACGTCCATCCTGCCCAAACTCAGCGTCGTGTTCATTGGTTCGCTGCTGTTAGCAACACCGGAGCTGCTAGCATACCGCCATGTGTCACTCCCCCTGCAGGAGAAACACACCCACTATAGCACACAG gtggatgtgTGCCTGGCTGAGCCCTCCTCTGAGCTCCCATTGTCCATACTGTCTTTGGTGTTGACCTATCAGGAGGCTCGTTCTTGGTGGGTGTTTGGCTGTTATTTctgcctccctctgctcttcacATTGTCATGTGACCTGGTGACACGTCGTGTGATGTCACAGCGAGAGGCGCAGGTGATTGGCCGACAGGAGGTCAGCAGCCGGAGCTCCTCCCTCTCCGTCATCAAGAAGGAAGTGGAGCTTAACAG AAGCCCCTCCCTCTCagtgtccaaacaggaagtgagcagccACTCTTCCTCTCTGAACAGGAAGCGgatggagagggaggcgggGCTTCGGTCGGTGGTGCTTGCTCTGATTGGTCTTTACTCGGCGTGCACACTCCCTGAGGCCGTGTGCACCATCGCCATGTCCTACCTCCCCTTGCTTCCTGTGGGCGTGTCCCCAGCGCTGcgtctgattggacagttcctGCTGTTTGTGCGTTGCTCGGCCACACCCCTCCTCACACTCACCTTCAACCGCGCTCTAGGGGGTGCCTTCCTtcactgttgctgctgctgctgcgacGAGTGTGGAGCCATACCCCCCCCAGCCCTGGACACACCCAGTCCCTCTCTGGCTACACCTTCTACACTGTTAGCCATGCCCCTTTCAGCCATGGGCCCGCCTCTCAGAGACACGCccacagagcagcagagacGAGTGCTCGGGACGCCGTGCTGA